The DNA sequence TCGCCGGGGTGGTTTTTTTGATTGGCTTGTGGCTCTTACTTGTCACCCTTCGTCGTCCCCCGGTACTACAGGCAGTAGCTAGGAGTACAGCGCTCGGTGAGGTGCGTATTACCCTCTTGGCTCTCCAAAGTATGGTCAAGAAGGCTGCAGGGAAGGTGAACGGCGTTAAGGAAATCAAGCCGCGTCTCAAATTCACTCCCGAGGGAGTGGCCGTTTTTCTACAGGTTATGATTGTCCCGGAGATAGACATTCCAGAAACCGCAGCTGAACTTCAGGAAAAGGTAAGGGATTACTTGGAGAGATATGCCGGTATACGAGTAGTGGAAATCCGAGTTCTGGTGGAGAATCTGGCTGAAGAAATCAGAGCCCGGGTGGAATAAAAAAGAGGTGATAGATCATTGGACTGGAGGCGTATGGTATTATTTCTCCTGGAAGAACACCGGGGTAAGGTTTTGGGAGCGATTATTGGACTAATGTTTGGCCTGCTGGTGGCTGTTTTTAATTTTTGGAAGGCTATTTTCATTGCTCTGTGCGCAGTGGCAGGATACCACATCGGGAAAAAGTTTGACCATAAGGGTAATTTCAAAGATTTTTGGGACAGGATTTTTCCTGAATAAGAAAAGCAATAATATGGTAAAGGGAGGATTTCTGTGAGTAGAAGGGTAGCCCGCGAGAAGGCACTGCAAATTCTATTTCAAATAGATGTGGGAAGAGCCAATCCAGAATTTGCTACCGAATATATCCTCGAGGAATCCACCCTGGAAGAACAGGATGCTGCTTTTACCCGGCAGGTGGTAAAGGGTACTTTAGAAAATATTTCCACTATCGATGAGCTTATCGAAAGCCACTCCCAGGACTGGGATTTGGCGAGGCTGGCCAATGTAGACAGAAATATTTTACGTCTGGGAGTATATGAGCTCCTTTACCGGGATGATATTCCTCCTAGTGTTTCCATTAATGAAGCAGTGGAACTGGCTAAAATTTTCGGTACCGAGGAATCGAGTAAATTTGTCAATGGAATATTAGATGCTATTAAACATCGGGTTGCTGAGAACCGTCCGCTAGAAGGTGACGAATAATGAAATATGTTTTAGGGATTGACACTAGTTGCTATACTACTTCGGCAGCCCTGGTAGACGAGGAAGGGAACTTGAAGGCCGAACACCGCCAACTGTTGTCGGTACCCCAGGGAGAAAGGGGGCTGCAACAAGCGATGGCGGTGTTTCAACATGTACAGCAATTGCCCCAGGTCATAAAAAAGACTCTGGCGCCGGTAAGAGGCAAAAATATTGGGGCAGTGGTTGCCAGTGTAAAGCCCCGGCCGGTAGAGGGTTCTTACATGCCGGTGTTCACGGTGGCTCATAGTTTCGGTAGGACAATGGCAGAGGTTTTGGGAGTTCCTTTTTTTGCTACTACCCACCAGGAAGGCCATATCATGGCCGGCCTGTGGTCCAGCGGGATGCCTTCCCGAGACAAATTCCTGGCGGTCCATCTGTCCGGGGGGACTTCGGAACTCTTGTTAGTGGAACGGGAGAATAAAGGGGGATTTTCCTTTGCCATAAAGTTGTTGGGAGGAACTACCGATCTCCATGCGGGTCAGTTTATTGATAGGGTAGGAGTAGAAATGGGCCTTCCTTTTCCGGCCGGACCGCATCTGGAGAAACTGGCTTCGAAGAGCAGGACCGGAGTAGTGAGCATTCCTTCCTCTGTCCGGGGATTTAACTTTAGTTTTTCTGGGCCGGAAACGCAGGCCCGGAAGTTGTTGCGCCAGGGAATAGCTCCGGCGGAGGTAGCCCGGGCAGTGGAAAGGTGTATAGCCACCACTCTGGAAAAAATTTTGCGCCCGGCGGTGAAAGAGTTTGAGCTGGCGGACGTTTTAATCGTGGGGGGTGTGGCAGCCAACCGCTTTATAAGGGAGAGACTGCGCCAACGCCTGGAACACCGGGCGGTAGGAGCGCGGCTTTTCTTTGCCGACCCCCGTTACAGCGGGGACAACGCAGTGGGGGTAGCTCAGTTGGGATGTAAAATGCTATAAAGGAAAAAGACCTCACCGTTTTTAGCCGGATGAGCCTTGGTGAGGTCTTGAGTACGGAGTCTGGAAGACTACGCATTGGAGGCCGAATCAAGAACCATCAGCCCAACGCGATAACACCTGAGACACCGTCCAGTCTCCGTTATACCGTCATGCAAGTTGAAGCCCAACTCCACTTCGCGGAAATCTTTAAGGCGTTCCTCCACGGGCGCCATTTCTTCTTCTTGACGCGGCCGGCCGTTCAGAATCCCTACCCGCTCGTTAGGATCAAAGACGCCGAACTCCTTCAACCATGCGTCCACAAGATCTTCCCGTACTGGTTCCACTTTACCGGAGGTAAGGTACTGGTCAATAGAAATGGCGGCTCTGTTTCCCTGGGCCACAGCTTCAACAACCGTTCTGGCTCCGAGAACTATATCGCCACCGGCAAATACTCCCGGAACTCCAGTAGCCAGAGTTACCGGATCGACAGCAATTGTTTTCCACTTAGTCAGTTCGATCCCTTCATGGTCCAAGAAAGAGAGATCAGCTACCTGGCCGATGGCGGGTATAACCACGTCGCACGGAAGGAAAAATTCCGACCCCGGAATTGGAACAGGACGTCTGCGGCCGCTGGCATCAGGTTCTCCCAGTTCCATCCGGATACAGTTAAGACCCTTCACTTTACCGTCCTCGGCCACGATTTCAGTAGGGTTAGCTAGGAAGCAAAACTTTACTCCCTCGGCTTCAGCATCTCTTACTTCACACTCGTTAGCTGGCATCTCCGCTCGTGTACGACGGTAAATCAAGTAAACTTCTTCAAATCCTTTACGCAATGAAGAACGGGCGCAATCCATGGCTACATTACCGCCGCCAATTACGGCCACCCTTTTAC is a window from the Calderihabitans maritimus genome containing:
- a CDS encoding O-sialoglycoprotein endopeptidase, translating into MKYVLGIDTSCYTTSAALVDEEGNLKAEHRQLLSVPQGERGLQQAMAVFQHVQQLPQVIKKTLAPVRGKNIGAVVASVKPRPVEGSYMPVFTVAHSFGRTMAEVLGVPFFATTHQEGHIMAGLWSSGMPSRDKFLAVHLSGGTSELLLVERENKGGFSFAIKLLGGTTDLHAGQFIDRVGVEMGLPFPAGPHLEKLASKSRTGVVSIPSSVRGFNFSFSGPETQARKLLRQGIAPAEVARAVERCIATTLEKILRPAVKEFELADVLIVGGVAANRFIRERLRQRLEHRAVGARLFFADPRYSGDNAVGVAQLGCKML
- a CDS encoding DUF2273 domain-containing protein, translated to MDWRRMVLFLLEEHRGKVLGAIIGLMFGLLVAVFNFWKAIFIALCAVAGYHIGKKFDHKGNFKDFWDRIFPE
- the nusB gene encoding transcription antitermination factor NusB; translated protein: MSRRVAREKALQILFQIDVGRANPEFATEYILEESTLEEQDAAFTRQVVKGTLENISTIDELIESHSQDWDLARLANVDRNILRLGVYELLYRDDIPPSVSINEAVELAKIFGTEESSKFVNGILDAIKHRVAENRPLEGDE
- the amaP gene encoding alkaline shock response membrane anchor protein AmaP — its product is MKILDKFLAVLFSLTLTVVALIIIAIVAGWRQPLFYVNMAFGQTSLRWLVAAFAGVVFLIGLWLLLVTLRRPPVLQAVARSTALGEVRITLLALQSMVKKAAGKVNGVKEIKPRLKFTPEGVAVFLQVMIVPEIDIPETAAELQEKVRDYLERYAGIRVVEIRVLVENLAEEIRARVE